One window of Pieris rapae chromosome 14, ilPieRapa1.1, whole genome shotgun sequence genomic DNA carries:
- the LOC110999412 gene encoding lysosomal acid glucosylceramidase-like has product MIIYLASQIIVFLTLSTICCLADLPCAYRQGDKPDRLVCVCNATYCDTIDRVPPPQDSYITYTSSKAGSRFLKGTGRIVDAVDDGNYDRVIQLYPDERYQTIHGFGGAATDAACIKWKSLPKGAQERFIESYFSKRGIEYTMIRVPVASSDFSTHPYHYNEYPENDKELTNFTYTKEDTEYKLPLIKGAMEVATDEISVVAAVWSPPMWMKVVDPGSTANRLKAEFYQTYANYHCEFVKLYEKAGVPIWGVSTSNEPINGAFMQTEFGPQDTIGWSVDQMKKWLKNNFGPTMRNCNGKKINILAMDDQRYLLPAWNVVIVGTDKEISKYVDGFAMHSYIDPYTPASIIDINMKNFPDKFVLGTEFSSKGSDSAVPLGDWGEGEVYAETILENLVSNYVGFIDWNLALDPDGGPNWAKNFVDAPIIINSTSGEFYKQPIFYVLGHFSKLIPRWSQRIKSVRQSPIHYTPDKKNIYDSTPPRKYIYDHVAFVTVRNTIVVVIANYDEAQNAAIMFGSKQVTVFLEANSIVSVEFPYSL; this is encoded by the exons atgattatttatttagcttcacaaataattgtttttttaacgttATCAACTATATGCTGTTTAGCAG atCTACCATGTGCGTATCGACAAGGAGACAAGCCAGATAGATTAGTCTGCGTGTGTAATGCGACATACTGCGACACAATCGACAGAGTTCCGCCTCCACAAGATAGCTACATAACATACACCAGTTCTAAG GCTGGATcaagatttttaaaaggcaCCGGACGCATTGTTGATGCGGTAGatg ATGGAAATTATGACCGAGTAATCCAGCTCTACCCAGATGAAAGATATCAGACTATACATGGATTTGGAGGAGCTGCTACTGATGCTGCTTGTATTAAGTGGAAGTCGCTCCCCAAGGGCGCTCAGGAGAGATTTATAGA ATCTTACTTCAGCAAACGTGGAATAGAATACACAATGATCCGTGTGCCAGTAGCATCTTCAGATTTTTCGACTCATCCCTATCATTACAATGAATACCCAGAAAATGACAAAGAACTCACTAACTTTACTTACACCAAAGAAGATACAGAGTACAAG CTGCCTCTAATAAAAGGTGCAATGGAAGTAGCTACTGATGAGATATCGGTTGTAGCAGCTGTCTGGTCTCCACCAATGTGGATGAAAGTCGTAGACCCTGGATCAACAGCAAATAGACTTAAGGCAGAATTTTATCAAACTTACGCTAACTATCATTGcga ATTTGTCAAGCTATACGAAAAAGCTGGAGTTCCCATATGGGGAGTGTCCACATCTAATGAACCAATTAACGGTGCTTTTATGCAAACTGAGTTCGGACCACAAGATACTATAGGATGGTCTGTTGATCAGAtg aaAAAATGGTTGAAGAACAACTTTGGTCCAACGATGCGCAACTGTAAtgggaaaaaaattaatatcctAGCTATGGACGACCAGCGATATTTGCTGCCTGCATGGAATGTTGtg ATTGTAGGAACAGACaaagaaatttcaaaatacGTTGATGGTTTCGCAATGCACTCCTACATCGATCCTTATACGCCAGCGagtattatagatataaacaTGAAGAATTTTCCTGACAAATTCGTTCTGGGGACCGAATTCAGCTCAA AGGGTTCCGATAGCGCAGTACCCCTAGGAGATTGGGGCGAAGGAGAGGTGTATGCCGAAACAATTCTTGAA AATCTAGTCTCCAACTACGTAGGTTTTATAGACTGGAACCTGGCTTTAGACCCTGATGGTGGGCCAAACTGGGCGAAAAACTTTGTTGATGCACcaatcataataaattcaacAAGTGGGGAGTTTTACAAGCAACCTATATTCTATGTTTTAGGACATTTTTCTAAACTTATACCTCGCTGGTCACAAAGAATAAAGTCTGTCCGCCAGAGTCCTATTCATTATACGCCTGATAAAAAGAACAT atatgaTTCGACTCCACCAAGAAAATACATCTACGACCATGTGGCGTTTGTGACTGTCAGAAATACAATAGTCGTTGTGATTGCAAACTA TGATGAAGCACAGAATGCCGCTATTATGTTTGGATCGAAACAAGTGACGGTGTTTTTGGAAGCCAATTCCATTGTTTCAGTGGAATTCCCTTACTCTTTATGa